One window of the Pieris brassicae chromosome 2, ilPieBrab1.1, whole genome shotgun sequence genome contains the following:
- the LOC123720455 gene encoding delta(14)-sterol reductase TM7SF2 → MSTRSGRVRASIADTSPSRRRKVASPSRSPARNRKESTERITRQSPRKSPSRKPTLKYPARKSPSRTVKEKDESALKSPAKRAPMQNAEVKLEDFSAKLEVIRSTRSKRIEYTIKDIPIKSIEDDLNGIDSTDFSEYSLRDRRSVDIAPRRSSRLRDFVENVPDIRRSLSKSLSKSISKSIDTYSDDESELLIRRKSISVVRKLSTPVPSTVSLAQVNNKFEFGGVFGAIALMFIIPLIAFGILSSCTKMCYHNIHLDLTEFKNTIWLTVPSLEIILVQNILQAGIHMLPVFGSKQVDGVGKKFCFNALFASIVTQIILFSLNFYKIFNINTILESHLQLGVVSFLIALVLSVFLYLKAINMNENDLNPYGNSKYAIYNFFIGREVYPQIKKFNIKLWTYRVCNITTLTLLVLILKESFYVEVKNLENISLTNYQEILSKVQYRPTLAVFTLMQIMYALYFVICEYKVISTFYWQYEGLGYMQLTATALYPFYFTSISKYVADSGLSLRTNTLIAATALFLFGFVFMYMSNDIKYRFRKNPLDPTTVHLDSMPTFHGKKILLSNLWGFVRHPNYLGDIIMHLALALPGILSSRPVAALPALLPIVVLIHRAWRDHCRCRRRYGAAWQRYCNRVPSLLLPKIL, encoded by the exons atgtcTACAAGAAGTGGACGTGTTCGCGCTAGTATAGCGGATACAAGCCCTTCTCGGAGAAGAAAAGTTGCATCGCCATCGCGATCTCCCGCCAGAAACCGTAAAGAATCTACAGAGCGTATAACTCGCCAATCACCTAGAAAGTCTCCCAGTCGTAAACCTACTTTGAAATACCCAGCTCGTAAGTCTCCCTCAAGAACGGTTAAAGAGAAAGACGAATCAGCTTTAAAGTCTCCCGCAAAGCGCGCACCAATGCAGAATGCAGAAGTTAAGTTGGAAGACTTCTCTGCTAAACTCGAAGTTATTCGCAGTACGCGGTCCAAACGTATTGAGTATACTATCAAAGATATCCCAATAAAATCAATTGAAGATGATTTAAATGGTATTGATAGCACGGACTTTAGTGAATATAGTTTAAGAGACCGCCGTTCTGTTGATATCGCTCCTAGACGATCTAGTCGGCTTCGAGACTTTGTGGAAAATGTACCAGACATAAGAAGGAGTTTAAGTAAATCCTTAAGCAAGTCAATTAGCAAAAGTATAGATACATATTCCGATGATGAATCTGAATTGCTTATTCGAAGAAAATCAATATCTGTTGTAAGAAAATTATCTACACCTGTTCCAAGCACAGTCTCATTAGCACAagttaataacaaatttgAGTTTGGTGGGGTATTTGGTGCTATAGCTTTGATGTTTATTATTCCTCTAATTGCATTTGGGATTTTAAGCTCATGTACTAAAATGTGTTATCACAATATACATTTGGATTTAACtgagtttaaaaatacaatatggcTAACTGTGCCCTCATTGGAGATTATTCttgttcaaaatattttacaagctGGTATTCATATGTTACCGGTATTTGGAAGCAAGCAAGTAGACGGTGTAGGTAAAAAGTTTTGCTTCAATGCTCTTTTCGCAAGTATTGTTACACAAATCATACTGTTTTCTCtgaatttctataaaatatttaatattaatacgatCTTGGAGTCTCACTTACAGCTGGGAGTTGTATCTTTTCTAATAGCATTGGTTTTGTCtgtgtttctttatttaaaagccATAAATATGAATGAGAATGATTTGAATCCATATGGAAACTCTAAATATGCaatctacaatttttttattggtcGAGAAGTCTACCcacagataaagaaatttaatataaagttatgGACCTATAGAGTGTGCAATATTACCACT CTTACACTACTGGttcttatattaaaagagAGTTTTTATGTTGAAGTGAAAAACCTTGAAAACATAAGTTTGACTAATTATCAAGAAATACTAAGCAAGGTGCAATACAGGCCAACACTCGCTGTATTCACATTGATGCAAATAATGTATGCCCTATACTTTGTTATCTGCGAATACAAGGTTATATCTACATTTTACTGGCAATATGAGGGGCTGGGTTATATGCAGTTAACTGCAACTGCATTATAcccattttattttacaagtatATCAAAATACGTCGCAGACTCTGGATTAAGTTTACGTACTAATACTTTAATAGCAGCAACTGCATTATTCTTATTTGGATTTGTCTTTATGTATATGAGTAATGACATAAAGTACAGGTTCAGGAAAAATCCACTAGACCCGACGACAGTCC ATCTCGACTCGATGCCAACCTTTCACGGTAAGAAGATTCTTCTCTCCAACTTGTGGGGCTTCGTGCGTCATCCAAATTATTTGGGGGATATTATTATGCATTTAGCTTTAGCTCTACCTGGCATTTTGTCTTCTCGGCCCGTGGCTGCTCTTCCGGCTTTACTTCCAATAGTCGTTTTGATACATCGAGCTTGGCGGGACCATTGCAGATGCAGGAGGCGTTACGGGGCCGCCTGGCAGAGATACTGCAACCGAGTACCCTCCCTATTATTGCCTAAAATACTCTAG
- the LOC123720706 gene encoding probable phospholipid hydroperoxide glutathione peroxidase, whose amino-acid sequence MTIGFRSLTKLVVPAVTNLYCVSRLQISTLKMTDNNPDYKSASSIHEFTVKNIKGEDVKLDAYKGHVCIIVNVASQCGLTANNYKQLNELFDHYGESRGLRILAFPCNQFAGQEPGNSEDIVCFASERKVKFDLFEKIDVNGDSAHPLWKFLKNKQGGTLGSFIKWNFTKFIIDKDGVPVERHGPNVDPTNLVQHLEKYW is encoded by the exons atgacaATCGGATTTAGGTCTCTAACGAAGCTGGTAGTACCTGCGGTAACCAATTTATATTGTGTTTCACGTCTACAAATAAGTACTTT GAAAATGACAGATAACAACCCTGATTACAAAAGTGCTTCAAGCATTCACGAATTTAcggtaaaaaacattaaaggtGAAGATGTCAAGTTGGACGCCTACAAAGGTCATGTTTGCATTATTGTAAATGTTGCATCTCAGTGTGGTTTAACAGcaaataattacaaacaaCTCAATGAATTATTCGATCACTATGGTGAAAGTCGAG GTTTAAGGATTTTAGCATTCCCATGCAATCAGTTTGCTGGACAAGAACCTGGTAATTCAGAAGACATTGTTTGTTTTGCTTCAGAGCGTAAAGTCAAATTTGACTTGTTTGAAAAAATTGATGTAAATGGTGATTCAGCTCATCCATTGTGGAAGTTTTTGAAG AATAAGCAAGGTGGAACACTGGGTTCGTTCATTAAGTGGAACTTTACAAAGTTCATCATTGACAAAGATGGAGTGCCTGTGGAAAGACATGGACCAAATGTAGATCCCACAAACCTGGTCCAACACCTTGAAAAATATTGGtaa